The proteins below are encoded in one region of Paralysiella testudinis:
- the rplL gene encoding 50S ribosomal protein L7/L12: MAITKEDILEAVGALTVMELNDLVKAFEEKFGVSAAAVAVAGGAAAGGAAAAEEKTEFDVILTEAGAQKVGVIKVVRTITGLGLKEAKDLVDGAPKPVKEGVSQAEADDIKKQLEEAGAKVEIK; this comes from the coding sequence ATGGCTATTACTAAAGAAGACATTTTGGAAGCCGTTGGCGCGTTGACCGTGATGGAACTGAACGACTTGGTTAAAGCGTTCGAAGAAAAATTTGGCGTATCTGCCGCCGCTGTTGCTGTTGCTGGTGGCGCTGCTGCCGGTGGCGCTGCTGCCGCTGAAGAGAAAACCGAATTCGACGTAATCTTGACTGAAGCCGGTGCACAAAAAGTGGGCGTGATTAAAGTGGTACGTACCATTACCGGCCTGGGCTTGAAAGAAGCCAAAGACTTGGTTGACGGCGCACCGAAACCGGTTAAAGAAGGCGTGTCTCAGGCTGAAGCCGACGACATCAAAAAACAATTGGAAGAAGCCGGCGCCAAAGTCGAAATCAAATAA